One Pocillopora verrucosa isolate sample1 chromosome 10, ASM3666991v2, whole genome shotgun sequence genomic window carries:
- the LOC131799152 gene encoding syndetin: MIMEDKGRGSAKETAKVKFTILRNQVYNLLRQGQSHKDAQDGDSTENLPEAVYKDGVQEFQDDPRSDEEVLGAIKDIYFKDSSFDSSDYELHQLPKVLDLDDLDDYRNDLRRQLQAVSKTLYKKVLENHNAYVQELQRVMDLEESLHTASSICDRGRRHLDRAKRGVSVGGLGILAKHRKKQHLLMLLDSLRTIKTLQRTDVRLKEMLEEEDYPGAIDLCLECEKAARAFKHYSCISELSSNLQETLIDIEKQLDVALGKMCKNFTPVNYERLLTAYRYLGKTQIAMDKLIIHFMTAINHESFSVVMDHLGESSSEVKCDDGFQHLHFEEQCKKVGAEHFTSCLLDLCKVLWSLMLSYHQIIKWHEQYDPAMHISETEQDEPSAEATYNKNYIQQKLEHGLNRIWKEVQERIKSHLLAHDLSYFKYDDFIYVLDLVNRLIAVGEEFCGSTSEDLHDSIRTQTVKYFKTYHRSRMDELRMFLENDAWELCPVKASFKIVDLSEFRFMKYQHPLVKTHKRTGSGTVQVTTDTGFFSRYSTHGNPFDDVYVEDEGEDVLAENGEIVDGDVNENEKKSRGFSQDDDEEDDEDDDIPEELKLDYVDERTGEIPSSRTESSAHSRKHQKFLSKVPCTTNTTLNVLRVFGKYMQMMNVLKPIAFDVVICMSQLFDYYLFAVASFFAPEVMVDGSAHGLSIKLRTSLKRISDNLIQHLESAEMMSNGSDMKVQHPYLSPLVDLSRVDTMFGLSERIIATESLVFLAGQFEFLHPHLESMIPANKRAFLSQFYSQTVNTAQELRRPVYRSVGSRVIDYDQTLQLMTGVRWDIRDIMSQHNAYVDILVRELQVFSMRLSQLAKQIPVPQEAHSVLWDHCIRLVNRTFVEGFASAKKCSNEGRALMQLDYQQYLMKLEKLTDIRPIPDREFVETYVKAFYLTENEMERWIREHKEYSAKQLTSLVTCGVGSHVTKKGKQKLLSIIEDMERSKAR; this comes from the exons ATGATAATGGAAGACAAGGGCAGAGGTTCTGCCAAGGAAACTGCGAAGGTGAAATTTACGATTCTTCGGAATCAAGTGTATAACTTACTTCGTCAAGGG CAATCCCATAAGGACGCTCAGGACGGAGACTCTACCGAAAACCTGCCTGAAGCTGTGTATAAG GATGGCGTTCAGGAATTTCAGGATGACCCTCGTTCCGATGAAGAG GTATTAGGGGCAATAAAGgacatttattttaaagattcctCATTCGATTCCAGTGATTATGAGCTTCAT CAACTTCCAAAAGTCTTGGACCTTGATGACCTGGATGATTATCGAAATGACCTGCGAAGACAGCTTCAGGCT GTCTCAAAAACACTTTACAAGAAAGTTCTGGAAAACCACAATGCTTATGTGCAG GAATTACAAAGAGTAATGGACCTGGAAGAATCACTACATACTGCTTCTTCAATCTGTGACAGAGGAAGAAG ACACTTGGATCGTGCTAAGAGAGGAGTATCTGTCGGTGGATTAGGAATATTGGCCAAACACCGAAAGAAGCAGCACCTGCTTATGTTACTAGACTCCTTAAGAACAATAAAGACATTA CAAAGGACAGATGTCAGACTCAAAGAAATGCTTGAG GAAGAGGATTATCCTGGTGCCATTGATCTGTGTCTTGAGTGCGAGAAGGCAGCCAGAGCATTCAAACATTACAGCTGTATAAG TGAATTGAGTTCAAACTTACAAGAGACTCTTATAGACATTGAG aaacaacTTGATGTGGCCTTAGGGAAGATGTGCAAAAATTTTACTCCTGTGAATTATGAACGGCTACTAACTGCTTACAGATACCTGGGCAAGACACAGATTGCAATGGATAAACTGATCATCCATTTCATGACAGCCATTAATCATGAGTCATTTTCTGTTGTAATGGATCACCTAGGG GAATCTTCTTCTGAAGTTAAGTGTGATGATGGCTTTCAACATCTTCATTTTGAAGAGCAATGCAAG aaagttgGAGCTGAACACTTTACGTCATGTTTATTAGATCTCTGTAAG GTGTTATGGTCCCTGATGTTAAGCTATCATCAAATTATCAAATGGCATGAACAGTATGATCCTGCTATGCACATCAGTGAGACTGAACAAGATGAACCATCAGCAGAGGCAACTtataacaaaaattacattcaGCAGAAACTAGAACATGGACTTAATAGGATATGGAAG GAAGTCCAGGAGAGAATCAAGTCACATCTTCTTGCTCATGACCTATCTTATTTTAAGTATGATGACTTCATTTATGTATTGGATCTTGTCAACAG GTTAATAGCTGTTGGTGAAGAGTTTTGTGGCAGCACATCAGAGGACCTCCATGATTCTATTCGAACACAAACTgtgaagtattttaaaacttatcaCAGGTCAAGAATGGATGAACTTCGAATGTTTCTTGAAAATGATGCTTGGGAGTTGTGTCCTGTGAAGGCATCTTTCAAAATTGTGGACCTTTCA GAATTCCGTTTTATGAAATATCAGCATCCACTTGTCAAAACTCACAAAAGAACAGGATCAGGGACAGTACAAGTTACTACAGACACAG GTTTCTTCTCAAGATATTCCACTCATGGTAACCCTTTTGATGATGTGTATGTTGAAGATGAAGGGGAGGATGTATTAGCAGAAAATGGA GAAATAGTTGACGGTGATGTTaatgaaaacgaaaagaaatcTAGAGGATTTAGTcaagatgatgatgaagaagatgatgaagatgatgatatTCCAG AGGAACTCAAGTTGGATTATGTGGATGAAAGGACTGGTGAAATTCCATCAAGCAG GACAGAAAGCTCTGCTCATAGCAggaaacatcaaaaatttttgtCTAAAGTTCCATGTACCACCAACACAACCCTCAATGTGTTGAGAGTGTTTG GTAAATATATGCAAATGATGAACGTGTTGAAGCCCATAGCCTTTGATGTTGTGATTTGCATGTCACAGTTGTTTGATTACTACTTGTTTGCT GTTGCATCATTTTTTGCCCCAGAAGTAATG GTGGATGGAAGTGCCCATGGTTTGAGTATAAAGCTGAGAACAAGTTTAAAACGAATATCAGACAATCTTATTCAACAT TTGGAGTCTGCTGAGATGATGAGTAATGGAAGTGATATGAAG GTTCAACACCCTTACTTGTCACCACTTGTGGATCTCTCTCGAGTTGATACCATGTTTGGCTTGTCTGAGAGAATAATTGCTACAGAATCCCT agtGTTTTTAGCTGGTCAGTTTGAATTTCTTCATCCCCATCTTGAGTCAATGATACCTGCTAACAAACGAGCATTTCTTTCACAGTTTTATTCCCAG ACTGTGAATACTGCTCAGGAACTCAGGCGGCCAGTTTACAGAAGTGTTGGCTCAAGAGTAATTGATTATGATCAG ACACTTCAGCTGATGACTGGAGTGCGATGGGACATTCGGGACATCATGTCACAACACAATGCCTATGTGGACATTCTTGTGCGG GAATTACAAGTTTTCAGTATGAGACTGTCTCAACTAGCCAA ACAAATTCCTGTTCCTCAGGAGGCTCACTCAGTATTGTGGGATCATTGTATTCGCCTCGTGAACAGAACCTTTGTTGAAGG ATTTGCAAGTGCCAAAAAGTGTAGCAACGAGGGCCGAGCATTGATGCAACTTGACTATCAACAATACCTCATGAAACTGGAGAAACTTACAGATATTCG ACCAATTCCGGACCGAGAGTTTGTAGAAACATATGTCAAGGCATTTTACCTCACTGAGAATGAAATGGAAAGATGGATCCGAGAACACAAG gAATACTCTGCTAAGCAGCTGACAAGTCTGGTGACATGTGGTGTCGGTTCACATGtcaccaaaaaaggaaaacaaaaactgttgtCCATTATTGAAGATATGGAACGCTCCAAAGCTCGGTAG